The Mycolicibacterium smegmatis genome has a window encoding:
- a CDS encoding RND family transporter, which translates to MFRRFVPRNWLSRVGFSGLGRFIVRHPLVVIASWLAVAGVLLAAVPSLPAVAERNPPGFLPADSEVFAAGNAMQEAFNETGGGNVAIAILSNENGLTPADEETYRALVDKLRADTEYVLSTQDFVTIPELRQVMTSEDNKAWQLPISAAGTMGTAEGQNAYRQIVDTVKSSTANTSLSAEVIGPAATFEDVVKIGERDQHVIEIATVLIVLMILIIVYRNLVAMLLPLLMIGMALVVAEQSVAGLGAIHLIGLGPQTLMLMTAMMMGAGTDYAIFLFSRYHECVRSGLSSDDAVVEALDSIGKVIAGSAGTVAITFMGLAFTDLGVFSTVGPALSVTIGFGFVASVTLLPAMVVLAGRRGWVKPRKDLTGRIWRRSGVHIVRKPVIHLVASLTVLLALAGCAMLVNFNYDDRKNLPDDAHSNMGYAALDKHFPVSSTVQQFILIQSPHDLRSPKALADMEQMAQRVSQLPDIEMVRGVTRPTGEMLQEARATWQAGEVGGKLNDASTLIDANDANLSTLSGGAHKLADVLGQISTQVTNALVTVRPLAGALADMETKYGGEKTLDQIDQSAELVANMRSLGRAMGVNLARITDVYDWSAPMVRALNVSPECNLDPACAASRSDLQRIVEAKDNGNLDKFAELGRQLESTEGDETLDEAVSGLQQSIKEATAAARELGLEDASSVKRQLDQLEQGVNLLADSSHQLAQGVQLLVDQTRNMGQGLDQASQFLLAMKRDASDPQMSGFYIPPQILTQEEFNKAAALFVSPDGRSVRYLVQTALDPFGTAAMDQVKDIVKTAESARPNTSLTDAKISLVGFSSIQNEMRNYYDGDLRFIITVTLIVVFLILAALLRSIIAPIYLVLSVVLSYMSALGIGVVFFQFILGKEIVWTVPGMAFLVLVAVGADYNLLLISRIRDEAAHGMRTAVIRTIGATGGVITSAGLIFAASMFGLTFSSLLAAVQIGFIIGVGLLLDTFLVRTITVPAAAVLIGKLSWWPTKPPAPEPAPTEPTVAPAAQA; encoded by the coding sequence ATGTTCCGGCGCTTCGTGCCGCGAAATTGGTTGTCGCGGGTAGGATTCTCCGGTCTTGGGAGATTCATAGTTCGCCATCCCCTCGTAGTCATCGCCTCCTGGTTGGCGGTCGCGGGTGTGTTGCTGGCGGCTGTCCCTTCGCTGCCCGCAGTCGCCGAACGTAATCCCCCCGGCTTTCTGCCCGCCGATTCCGAGGTGTTCGCCGCCGGCAATGCCATGCAGGAGGCATTCAACGAAACAGGCGGCGGAAATGTCGCGATCGCCATCCTCAGCAACGAGAACGGGTTGACGCCGGCCGACGAGGAAACCTATCGCGCGCTGGTCGACAAGCTACGGGCCGACACCGAATACGTGTTGTCGACACAGGACTTCGTGACCATCCCCGAACTGCGTCAGGTGATGACCAGTGAGGACAACAAGGCGTGGCAGTTGCCGATCAGCGCGGCCGGAACCATGGGCACCGCGGAGGGACAGAACGCCTACCGGCAGATCGTCGACACGGTCAAGTCCTCGACGGCCAACACCTCGCTTTCGGCCGAGGTGATCGGTCCGGCCGCGACGTTCGAAGACGTCGTCAAGATCGGCGAACGCGATCAGCACGTCATCGAGATCGCCACCGTGCTGATCGTGCTGATGATCTTGATCATCGTCTACCGCAACCTCGTCGCGATGCTGCTCCCCCTCCTGATGATCGGGATGGCCCTCGTGGTGGCCGAGCAGTCCGTGGCCGGTCTGGGTGCGATCCATCTGATCGGTCTGGGCCCGCAGACCCTGATGCTGATGACCGCCATGATGATGGGCGCGGGCACCGACTACGCCATCTTCCTGTTCAGTCGCTACCACGAGTGCGTACGTTCGGGGCTCAGTTCCGACGACGCCGTCGTCGAGGCGCTCGACTCGATCGGCAAGGTGATCGCCGGTTCGGCGGGCACGGTCGCCATCACCTTCATGGGGCTGGCGTTCACCGACCTCGGCGTCTTCTCGACGGTCGGCCCCGCGCTGTCGGTCACCATCGGCTTCGGGTTCGTCGCATCGGTGACCCTGCTGCCCGCGATGGTCGTGCTCGCGGGCCGCCGCGGCTGGGTCAAACCCCGCAAGGACCTCACCGGCCGGATCTGGCGGCGCTCCGGCGTACACATCGTGCGCAAGCCCGTCATCCACCTCGTCGCCAGCCTCACCGTGCTGCTCGCGCTGGCCGGCTGCGCAATGCTGGTGAACTTCAACTACGACGACCGCAAGAACCTGCCCGACGATGCGCACAGCAACATGGGTTACGCGGCGCTCGACAAGCACTTCCCGGTGAGCAGCACCGTCCAGCAGTTCATCCTGATCCAGTCCCCGCACGATCTGCGCAGCCCCAAGGCACTGGCCGACATGGAGCAGATGGCCCAGCGCGTGAGCCAACTGCCCGACATCGAGATGGTCCGCGGCGTCACCCGTCCCACGGGCGAGATGCTCCAGGAGGCCAGGGCGACCTGGCAGGCCGGCGAGGTGGGCGGCAAGCTCAATGACGCGTCCACCCTGATCGACGCCAACGACGCGAACCTCTCCACGTTGAGCGGAGGCGCGCACAAGCTCGCCGATGTCCTGGGCCAGATCAGCACGCAGGTGACCAACGCGCTCGTGACGGTGCGGCCACTGGCCGGCGCGCTGGCGGACATGGAGACCAAGTACGGCGGCGAGAAGACCCTCGACCAGATCGATCAGAGCGCCGAACTGGTGGCCAACATGCGCTCGCTGGGCCGCGCGATGGGCGTCAACCTCGCACGCATCACCGACGTGTACGACTGGTCCGCGCCCATGGTGCGCGCCCTCAACGTCAGCCCGGAGTGCAACCTCGACCCGGCGTGCGCGGCGTCGCGGTCGGATCTGCAGCGCATCGTCGAGGCCAAGGACAACGGAAACCTCGACAAGTTCGCCGAACTCGGACGCCAGCTGGAGTCCACCGAAGGTGACGAGACCCTCGACGAGGCGGTCTCCGGTCTGCAGCAGAGCATCAAGGAGGCCACGGCGGCCGCTCGGGAACTGGGGCTCGAAGACGCGAGCAGCGTCAAGCGACAGCTCGACCAGTTGGAACAGGGCGTCAACCTGCTCGCCGATTCCAGCCATCAGCTCGCACAGGGCGTGCAGCTGCTCGTCGACCAGACCAGGAACATGGGCCAAGGCCTCGACCAGGCCTCACAGTTCCTGCTCGCGATGAAGCGCGACGCGTCGGATCCGCAGATGTCCGGCTTCTACATCCCGCCACAGATCCTCACCCAAGAGGAATTCAACAAGGCCGCAGCGCTTTTCGTCTCACCCGACGGCCGCTCGGTCCGGTATCTGGTGCAGACGGCCCTCGACCCGTTCGGCACCGCGGCCATGGACCAGGTCAAGGACATCGTGAAGACGGCCGAAAGCGCCCGTCCCAACACGTCTTTGACGGACGCGAAGATCTCACTGGTCGGTTTCTCGTCGATCCAGAACGAGATGCGCAACTACTACGACGGCGACCTCCGATTCATCATCACCGTCACCCTGATCGTGGTGTTCCTGATCCTCGCCGCGCTGTTGCGGTCGATCATCGCGCCGATCTATCTCGTGTTGTCCGTGGTCCTTTCGTACATGTCGGCACTGGGCATCGGTGTGGTCTTCTTCCAGTTCATCCTGGGCAAGGAGATCGTCTGGACCGTTCCCGGCATGGCGTTTCTGGTGCTCGTCGCCGTCGGGGCCGATTACAACCTGCTGTTGATCTCGCGAATACGCGACGAGGCGGCACACGGTATGCGCACGGCCGTGATCCGCACCATCGGCGCCACCGGCGGCGTCATCACATCAGCAGGACTCATCTTCGCGGCATCGATGTTCGGCCTGACGTTCAGCAGCCTGCTGGCCGCCGTGCAGATCGGTTTCATCATCGGCGTCGGCCTGCTGCTGGACACGTTCCTGGTGCGCACCATCACGGTGCCCGCCGCGGCCGTGCTGATCGGCAAGCTCAGTTGGTGGCCGACGAAACCCCCTGCCCCAGAGCCTGCCCCCACCGAACCGACGGTGGCACCCGCAGCCCAGGCGTGA
- a CDS encoding SDR family oxidoreductase: MSSQPPDAAGLRLLVVGASSGIGHAVAESAAKRGIDVAVAARRIKLLKTLADSIGGHAFELDVEDPAAITRVVNEAADALGGLDAVVFTSTVIPFAYIEDTDVASWLHAFNVNTLGANNVLRAAVPRLADNGVVLIASSHDVGRPRAGVAAYSASKAALDEILHSWRSEHPELSVIRVGVGPTEDTEILRGADRDLLDQLLKLWVEQGALPARMSALGDVANTLVSLVVTAFENPTVVPEVVQLSPRIRRRQGREPAE; the protein is encoded by the coding sequence ATGAGCAGCCAACCACCCGATGCGGCCGGCCTGCGTCTCCTCGTCGTCGGTGCCTCGTCGGGCATCGGACACGCCGTCGCGGAAAGTGCCGCCAAGCGTGGCATCGATGTCGCGGTGGCGGCGCGGCGTATCAAATTGCTCAAGACCCTCGCCGACAGTATCGGGGGACATGCGTTCGAACTCGACGTCGAGGACCCCGCGGCGATCACGCGGGTGGTCAACGAGGCTGCCGACGCCCTCGGCGGTCTCGATGCCGTGGTGTTCACCAGCACGGTGATCCCGTTCGCCTACATCGAAGACACCGACGTCGCCTCCTGGCTGCACGCGTTCAACGTCAACACGCTGGGCGCCAACAACGTGCTGCGCGCCGCGGTGCCCAGGCTGGCCGACAACGGCGTGGTGCTCATCGCGTCGAGCCACGACGTGGGCCGTCCGCGAGCGGGTGTGGCCGCCTACAGCGCGAGCAAGGCCGCCCTCGACGAGATCCTGCATTCGTGGCGCAGCGAGCATCCGGAGTTGTCGGTCATCCGGGTCGGTGTGGGCCCCACCGAGGACACCGAGATCCTGCGTGGTGCCGATCGCGACCTGCTCGACCAGTTGCTCAAGCTGTGGGTGGAACAAGGGGCGCTGCCTGCGCGGATGTCGGCGCTCGGCGATGTCGCCAACACCCTGGTGTCGCTGGTCGTGACGGCATTCGAGAATCCGACCGTGGTTCCCGAGGTGGTGCAGCTGTCGCCGCGTATCCGTCGGCGGCAGGGGCGGGAGCCCGCCGAATAG
- a CDS encoding DUF899 domain-containing protein, whose protein sequence is MTTAIPPVVDLETWRAALGDLRRREKAATRELDAIAAARRRLPMVELPEYTLVGADGPVRLADIFAGRSQLITYHHMWTDGAEWQCGGCTGYTSQFTRLDFLDNYDARFVVVTNGPIDEALRYRAKVGNMMEWYSSSESSFGADVDAAPGEGFAVNVFLRVPDPAGDPDSDPKKDKVYRTWHTNGRGTEQLSHTFALIDLLPYGRQEQWQDSPQGWPKHPTYSGWLDSPDIARLYGEKVQA, encoded by the coding sequence ATGACGACAGCGATACCTCCGGTGGTCGACCTCGAGACCTGGCGCGCCGCGCTCGGCGACCTGCGCAGGCGCGAGAAGGCCGCCACCAGAGAACTCGACGCGATCGCCGCGGCGCGCAGGCGCCTGCCCATGGTTGAGCTGCCCGAGTACACGCTCGTCGGCGCCGACGGACCCGTACGGCTCGCCGACATCTTCGCCGGCCGGTCGCAACTCATCACCTATCACCACATGTGGACCGACGGTGCCGAATGGCAGTGCGGTGGATGCACGGGATACACGTCGCAGTTCACACGGCTGGATTTCCTCGACAACTACGACGCCCGGTTCGTCGTCGTCACCAACGGCCCCATCGACGAAGCGCTGCGGTACCGCGCCAAGGTCGGCAACATGATGGAGTGGTACTCGTCGTCGGAGAGTTCGTTCGGCGCCGACGTCGACGCCGCCCCCGGCGAGGGGTTCGCGGTCAACGTGTTCCTGCGGGTGCCCGATCCCGCGGGCGATCCGGACAGCGACCCCAAGAAAGACAAGGTGTACCGGACGTGGCACACCAACGGCCGTGGCACCGAACAACTGAGCCACACCTTCGCGCTCATCGACCTGCTGCCCTACGGCCGCCAGGAGCAGTGGCAGGACTCGCCTCAGGGCTGGCCGAAGCACCCCACATACTCGGGCTGGCTCGACAGTCCCGACATCGCCCGCCTCTACGGGGAGAAGGTTCAGGCATGA
- a CDS encoding SRPBCC family protein, with translation MSTTKRYVVTRRIHAAPQDVFRVLADPARHKDTEPGDWVRDAIDPQPITDTGQIFAINMFLEQAGGHYVMHNRVTEYDEDRTIAWEPGLLDDAGNHSPGGWFWRYDLQPDGDATAVTLTYDWTDTPQSFADQIGGMPPFPEQFIAESLATLDRAVR, from the coding sequence ATGAGCACCACGAAGCGTTACGTCGTCACCCGCAGGATCCACGCCGCACCGCAGGACGTGTTCCGCGTGCTGGCCGACCCGGCCCGTCACAAGGACACCGAACCGGGCGACTGGGTACGCGACGCGATCGACCCGCAGCCCATCACGGACACCGGCCAGATCTTCGCGATCAACATGTTCCTCGAACAGGCAGGCGGCCACTACGTCATGCACAACCGGGTCACCGAGTACGACGAGGACCGCACCATCGCATGGGAGCCGGGCCTGCTCGACGACGCGGGCAACCACTCGCCCGGCGGTTGGTTCTGGCGCTACGACCTTCAACCCGACGGGGACGCCACCGCGGTCACGCTGACCTACGACTGGACGGACACGCCGCAGAGTTTCGCCGATCAGATCGGCGGCATGCCACCGTTTCCCGAGCAGTTCATCGCCGAGTCACTGGCCACGCTGGACCGCGCGGTGCGATAG
- a CDS encoding L,D-transpeptidase has protein sequence MGQVTTVIRPRRSLFRSAVVAMVPALLFGLMACGKDEQDGPAPVIADKGTPFGDLLVPRVNASVTDGAVGVTVESPVTVTAENGVLGGVSMTDESGSPVAGTLSPDGLTWSTTDPLDYNEQYTLVAQSLGLGGVTNRRIQFETHSPQNLTMPYVLPNNGEVVGVGQPIAIRFDENISDRVAAQRAITVKTTPPVEGAFYWLNNREVRWRPAEYWKPGTTVDVQVNTYGVELGDGLYGQDNVETHFKIGDEVIAVADDNTKTLTVRRNGEVVKTMPISMGKNSTPTNNGVYIIGDRYEHLVMDSSTYGVPVNSPNGYRTEVDYATQMSYSGIYVHGAPWSVGSQGYSNVSHGCLNVSTANARWFYENTKRGDIVEVRNTVGSLLPGTDGLGDWNIPWEQWRAGNASI, from the coding sequence ATGGGGCAGGTAACGACGGTGATCCGTCCGCGCCGGAGTTTGTTCCGGTCGGCGGTTGTCGCCATGGTGCCCGCATTGCTGTTCGGTCTCATGGCCTGCGGTAAGGACGAACAGGACGGTCCGGCGCCCGTGATCGCCGACAAGGGCACGCCTTTCGGTGACCTCCTGGTGCCGCGGGTCAACGCCTCGGTGACCGACGGCGCGGTGGGGGTGACCGTCGAGTCGCCCGTGACCGTCACCGCCGAGAACGGAGTTCTGGGCGGCGTCAGCATGACCGACGAGAGCGGCTCGCCCGTCGCGGGCACACTCAGCCCCGACGGGCTGACGTGGTCGACCACCGACCCGCTGGACTACAACGAGCAGTACACACTCGTCGCGCAATCACTCGGACTGGGCGGTGTGACCAACCGCCGCATCCAGTTCGAGACGCACTCGCCGCAGAACCTGACGATGCCGTACGTGCTGCCCAACAACGGCGAGGTCGTCGGGGTGGGCCAGCCGATCGCGATCCGGTTCGACGAGAACATCTCCGACCGGGTGGCCGCGCAGCGTGCCATCACGGTCAAGACCACGCCGCCGGTCGAGGGCGCCTTCTACTGGCTCAACAACCGCGAGGTGCGGTGGCGGCCCGCGGAGTACTGGAAGCCCGGCACCACGGTCGACGTACAGGTGAACACCTACGGCGTCGAACTCGGCGACGGCCTCTACGGGCAGGACAACGTCGAAACCCATTTCAAGATCGGTGACGAGGTCATCGCGGTCGCCGACGACAACACCAAGACGCTCACGGTGCGCCGCAACGGCGAGGTCGTCAAGACCATGCCGATCTCGATGGGCAAGAACAGCACGCCGACCAACAACGGCGTCTACATCATCGGCGACCGCTACGAACACCTCGTGATGGATTCGTCCACCTACGGCGTTCCGGTCAACTCCCCGAACGGATACCGCACCGAGGTCGACTACGCCACGCAGATGTCCTACAGCGGCATCTACGTCCACGGCGCGCCGTGGTCGGTGGGCAGCCAGGGCTACAGCAACGTCAGCCACGGGTGCCTCAACGTCAGCACCGCCAACGCACGCTGGTTCTACGAGAACACCAAGCGCGGCGACATCGTCGAGGTGCGCAACACCGTCGGCTCGCTGCTTCCCGGCACCGACGGTCTGGGGGACTGGAACATCCCGTGGGAGCAGTGGCGCGCGGGCAACGCCAGCATCTGA
- a CDS encoding DUF3618 domain-containing protein, whose product MANRDPETIKREIDEARDRLALTVDSLAERANPQRVADDIRAAVVGFIRKPAVTASLAGVGAIVVIVVVRRIKRH is encoded by the coding sequence GTGGCGAACCGCGATCCGGAGACCATCAAGCGCGAGATCGACGAGGCCCGCGATCGGCTGGCGTTGACTGTCGACTCGCTGGCCGAGCGTGCCAACCCGCAACGGGTCGCCGACGACATCAGGGCCGCAGTCGTGGGGTTCATCAGGAAGCCCGCGGTGACGGCGTCACTCGCGGGCGTGGGCGCGATCGTCGTGATCGTGGTCGTGCGCCGGATCAAGCGGCACTGA
- the bcp gene encoding thioredoxin-dependent thiol peroxidase translates to MPPTPRLQAGDTAPAFSLPDADGNTVSLSDYRGRKVIVYFYPAASTPGCTKQACDFRDNLAELNDAGLDVVGISPDKPEKLAKFRDKEGLTFPLLSDPDRSVLTAWGAYGEKTMYGKTVQGVIRSTFLVDEDGKIAVAQYNVRATGHVAKLRRDLSV, encoded by the coding sequence ATGCCGCCAACACCCCGTCTACAGGCAGGTGACACCGCACCCGCGTTCAGTCTGCCGGATGCCGACGGCAACACTGTCAGTCTCTCCGATTACCGGGGCCGAAAGGTCATCGTGTACTTCTACCCGGCGGCATCCACCCCGGGGTGCACCAAGCAGGCCTGCGACTTCCGCGACAACCTCGCCGAACTCAACGACGCGGGCCTCGACGTCGTCGGGATCTCCCCCGACAAGCCCGAGAAGTTGGCCAAGTTCCGCGACAAGGAGGGTCTGACCTTCCCGCTGCTGTCCGACCCCGACAGGTCGGTGCTGACGGCCTGGGGGGCGTACGGAGAAAAGACCATGTACGGCAAGACCGTTCAGGGCGTCATCCGGTCCACGTTCCTGGTCGACGAGGACGGCAAGATCGCCGTCGCGCAGTACAACGTGCGCGCCACCGGCCACGTCGCCAAACTGCGCCGCGACCTGTCGGTCTGA
- a CDS encoding calcium/sodium antiporter, which produces MLGSAAWFVAGLLALAFGSEVMVRGGAQMASRMGISPIVVGMTVVSIGTSLPELAVGVTAATEGSGALAVGNIAGTNTVNLLFILGLSALLRPLAIQRRTLRLDLPVMAVAAVLFWVLCIDGTLSRVDGVILLCAAVAYTVVVVRSARVESRDVVDEYAYAYRGEPAGDDGAAEREPDMPDTGSLVRYFAMTIVGITVVVVGADWLVEGAVGIAREFGVSDALIGLTIVAIGTSAPELVTTIVSTVRGERDIAIGNLLGSSVYNIVLILGATCLVPADGLPLNSSLVWIDIPVMVVATLLLIPVFFSGRRVHRAEGGAMVVAYLAYLTFLLFTQT; this is translated from the coding sequence GTGCTGGGCAGCGCTGCCTGGTTCGTGGCGGGCCTGCTCGCCCTGGCGTTCGGGTCAGAGGTGATGGTTCGCGGTGGTGCCCAGATGGCGTCGCGAATGGGTATCAGCCCCATCGTCGTCGGTATGACGGTGGTGTCTATCGGGACGAGTCTGCCCGAACTGGCCGTGGGCGTGACGGCGGCCACCGAGGGTAGCGGTGCGCTCGCGGTCGGCAACATCGCGGGCACCAACACCGTGAACCTGCTGTTCATCCTCGGGCTCAGTGCACTGTTGCGGCCCTTGGCGATTCAGCGGCGCACGTTGCGTCTCGATCTGCCCGTGATGGCAGTGGCAGCGGTGCTGTTCTGGGTGCTGTGCATCGACGGGACGCTGTCGCGCGTCGACGGCGTGATCCTGCTGTGTGCCGCGGTCGCGTACACCGTGGTGGTGGTGCGCTCGGCGCGGGTCGAGAGCCGGGACGTCGTCGACGAGTACGCGTACGCGTACCGAGGTGAGCCGGCAGGCGACGACGGCGCCGCAGAGCGTGAACCCGACATGCCCGACACGGGAAGCCTCGTACGGTATTTCGCGATGACGATCGTCGGTATCACCGTCGTGGTCGTCGGGGCCGATTGGCTCGTCGAGGGGGCTGTGGGTATCGCACGCGAATTCGGGGTCTCCGACGCGCTGATCGGGCTCACGATCGTCGCGATCGGCACGTCGGCTCCCGAACTGGTGACGACGATCGTCTCCACGGTGCGCGGCGAGCGCGACATCGCGATCGGAAACCTGTTGGGCAGCAGCGTCTACAACATCGTGCTGATCCTGGGCGCCACGTGCCTGGTGCCTGCGGACGGGTTGCCGCTCAACTCGAGCCTGGTGTGGATCGACATCCCCGTCATGGTCGTCGCGACCCTGTTGCTGATCCCGGTCTTCTTCTCGGGGCGCCGCGTCCATCGCGCCGAGGGCGGCGCGATGGTGGTGGCCTACCTGGCGTACCTGACCTTCCTGCTGTTCACACAGACCTGA
- a CDS encoding dipeptidase yields the protein MSDVVARVKQVLPSVRADLEDLVRIQSVWADPARRGEVTRSAEAVAKLLTDAGFGDVRIVSEGGAPAVIAHHPAPPGAPTVLLYAHHDVQPEGDPAQWDSPPFEPTERDGRLYGRGTADDKAGIATHLAAVRAFDGKPPVGVTVFVEGEEESGSPSLGALLAAHRDALAADVIIIADSDNWSTEQPALTVSLRGLADCVVEVATLDHGLHSGLWGGVVPDALSVLVRLLASLHDDEGNVAVEGLHEATAADVDRGVDWVRQESGLLDGVSEIGSGSVVQRMWAKPAVTVIGIDTTPIGKSSNTLIPRARAKISMRVAPGGDARAHLEALTRHLEANTPWGAKVTVTPGDIGQPYAIDASGPVYDAARAAFGKAWGHEPVDMGMGGSIPFIAEFAAAFPDATILVTGVEDPGTQAHSINESLHLGVFEKAATAEALLLDALGR from the coding sequence ATGAGTGATGTGGTCGCGCGGGTCAAGCAGGTGTTGCCTTCGGTGCGGGCGGATCTTGAGGATCTGGTCCGCATCCAATCGGTGTGGGCCGATCCGGCCCGCCGCGGCGAGGTGACACGCAGCGCCGAGGCGGTCGCGAAGCTGCTGACCGATGCCGGGTTCGGCGACGTCCGCATCGTGAGCGAGGGCGGCGCGCCCGCGGTCATCGCGCACCACCCCGCGCCGCCAGGGGCGCCGACGGTGCTGCTGTACGCCCACCACGACGTGCAGCCGGAAGGTGACCCGGCGCAATGGGATTCACCGCCGTTCGAGCCGACCGAACGTGACGGCCGGCTCTACGGCAGGGGCACCGCCGACGACAAGGCAGGCATCGCAACGCATCTCGCGGCGGTGCGCGCCTTCGACGGCAAGCCGCCGGTCGGCGTGACGGTGTTCGTCGAAGGCGAGGAGGAGTCCGGTTCACCGTCGCTGGGCGCGCTGCTCGCGGCGCACCGCGACGCGCTGGCCGCCGATGTCATCATCATCGCCGACTCCGACAACTGGAGCACCGAACAACCCGCGCTCACGGTGTCGCTGCGCGGTCTGGCGGACTGCGTGGTGGAGGTGGCCACGCTCGACCACGGCCTGCATTCCGGCCTGTGGGGTGGCGTGGTTCCCGATGCGCTGAGCGTGTTGGTACGGCTGCTGGCGAGCCTGCACGACGACGAGGGCAACGTCGCGGTGGAAGGTCTGCACGAGGCCACCGCGGCCGACGTCGACCGCGGCGTGGACTGGGTCAGGCAGGAATCCGGTCTGCTCGACGGCGTGTCCGAGATCGGTTCGGGCTCAGTGGTGCAACGCATGTGGGCCAAGCCCGCCGTGACCGTCATCGGGATCGACACCACGCCCATCGGCAAGTCGTCGAACACCCTCATCCCGCGGGCGCGCGCCAAGATCAGCATGCGCGTGGCCCCCGGCGGCGATGCCCGCGCGCATCTGGAGGCCCTGACGCGTCACCTCGAGGCGAACACGCCGTGGGGCGCGAAGGTCACGGTCACACCCGGTGACATCGGGCAGCCCTACGCCATCGACGCGAGCGGGCCGGTGTACGACGCCGCCCGCGCGGCGTTCGGCAAGGCCTGGGGCCACGAACCCGTGGACATGGGGATGGGCGGGTCGATCCCGTTCATCGCGGAGTTCGCCGCGGCGTTCCCGGACGCGACGATCCTGGTGACCGGTGTGGAAGATCCGGGCACACAAGCCCACAGCATCAACGAGAGCCTGCACCTCGGGGTGTTCGAGAAGGCCGCGACCGCGGAGGCGTTGCTGCTCGACGCGCTCGGCCGCTGA
- the acpS gene encoding holo-ACP synthase AcpS, with product MAIVGVGIDLVSIPDFAEQVDRPGTVFAETFTPGERRDAADKSSSAARHLAARWAAKEAVIKAWSSSRFSKRPALPEGIHRDIEVVTDMWGRPKVRLSGEIAKHLEDVTIHVSLTHEDQTAAAVAIIEEP from the coding sequence ATGGCGATAGTCGGAGTCGGTATCGATCTGGTGTCCATCCCGGATTTCGCCGAGCAGGTCGACCGGCCGGGCACCGTGTTCGCCGAGACGTTCACGCCAGGTGAGCGCCGGGACGCCGCGGACAAGAGTTCGTCGGCGGCCCGGCACCTGGCGGCCCGGTGGGCCGCCAAGGAAGCCGTGATCAAGGCCTGGTCGAGCTCTCGGTTCTCCAAGCGGCCCGCCCTGCCGGAAGGGATCCACCGCGACATCGAGGTGGTGACCGACATGTGGGGCCGTCCGAAGGTGCGGTTGTCCGGTGAGATCGCCAAACACCTGGAGGACGTGACCATCCACGTGTCGCTCACGCACGAGGATCAGACCGCCGCCGCGGTCGCGATCATCGAAGAGCCCTAG